A genome region from Triticum aestivum cultivar Chinese Spring chromosome 2B, IWGSC CS RefSeq v2.1, whole genome shotgun sequence includes the following:
- the LOC123041016 gene encoding fasciclin-like arabinogalactan protein 2 → MASLAGAALASCSILLLLLVPCAQGQGQPPEAPEEAWAEGQPPEASEDALTMLLSDGGCRAFSGLVAMTAGVGDAFREQIGSDLGLTILCPDDEAVGAFMPRFHSLTADEQVAVLLYHGLTMAYSEELLSWVTWVHGEFSTLDGEDMLTIRHHRGRLMLSSWPPSSRNKARITKTVVDDDHLAVYLIDAVLIPADPKRQRVVALIVIIVVLVAGVLVAIFLLFHALVYLGSLVCRLRSWCKGRAAAYASAARVTPHGQGQQEH, encoded by the exons ATGGCGTCGCTCGCCGGAGCCGCACTCGCCTCCTGCAGCATCCTTCTCCTCCTGCTCGTCCCCTGCGCCCAGGGCCAGGGGCAACCACCCGAGGCACCGGAGGAGGCTTGGGCCGAGGGGCAACCACCGGAGGCGTCGGAGGACGCTTTGACGATGCTCTTGTCCGATGGCGGGTGCCGCGCCTTCTCCGGCCTCGTCGCCATGACGGCCGGCGTGGGCGACGCGTTCCGCGAGCAGATCGGCAGCGATCTGGGGCTCACCATCCTCTGCCCTGACGACGAGGCGGTGGGGGCGTTCATGCCGAGGTTCCATAGCCTCACCGCCGACGAGCAGGTCGCGGTTCTCCTGTACCACGGCCTGACGATGGCTTACTCTGAGGAGCTGCTCAGCTGGGTGACCTGGGTCCACGGGGAGTTCTCGACGCTTGATGGGGAGGATATGCTCACCATCCGTCACCACAGAGGCAGGCTGATGCTTTCTTCGTGGCCGCCGTCGTCACGTAACAAGGCCAGGATCACCAAGACGGTCGTCGACGACGACCATCTCGCCGTCTACCTCATAGACGCCGTGCTGATTCCGGCAGATCCCAAGCGTCAAAGAGTTGTGGCACTTATCGTCATTATTGTGGTACTTGTTGCCGGCGTGCTCGTGGCGAT ATTCTTGCTGTTTCATGCACTTGTATATCTTGGTTCTCTTGTGTGCCGGTTGAGAAGTTGGTGTAAGGGTCGCGCTGCTGCCTATGCTTCGGCCGCCCGTGTCACTCCACATGGGCAAGGGCAACAAGAACACTAG